In one window of Gossypium arboreum isolate Shixiya-1 chromosome 4, ASM2569848v2, whole genome shotgun sequence DNA:
- the LOC108459575 gene encoding BTB/POZ domain-containing protein At3g56230-like, with protein sequence MDCSICSSMPFILRPPRNTICGTCYEGARNVITLMNKLEIDHHCKSTDKTTHNIPAPSSSPNSCKQQPLGNLSKWMTSMKEIEEDLNKKISFLSGLIVAFRDQIHTDIQLKPGNDGPSIPAHRALLAARSEIFRNMLDSDGCKAPPSDTITLPELNTEELESLLEFLYSGNLGWDKLEKHVYSLFLAADKYEITYLQDFCERYMLSSLNASNVLEILEISDVCSNKALKEIALNFIVRNMEDIVFSPKYEIFAPKNPHLGLQITRAFLMDAKTKRINGV encoded by the exons atggattgTTCAATTTGTAGTTCAATGCCGTTTATCTTAAGACCTCCGAGGAATACAATATGTGGGACTTGCTATGAAGGTGCAAGAAATGTAATCACTTTGATGAACAAGCTTGAAATTGATCATCATTGTAAATCTACAGATAAAACTACTCATAACATTCCTGCTCCATCTTCTTCACCCAATTCTTGTAAG CAACAGCCACTTGGAAATCTGAGCAAATGGATGACAAGCATGAAGGAGATAGAAGAAGATCTGAACAAGAAAATAAGCTTCTTGAGTGGACTTATTGTGGCTTTTAGAGATCAAATTCACACTGATATTCAGCTCAAGCCGGGCAACGATGGTCCTTCCATACCAGCTCACAGGGCTTTACTT GCAGCAAGATCAGAGATATTCAGGAACATGCTAGACTCAGATGGGTGCAAAGCTCCACCAAGTGATACAATTACACTACCTGAGTTGAACACAGAAGAACTGGAATCACTGCTGGAGTTCCTTTACAGTGGAAACCTGGGTTGGGACAAGCTGGAGAAACATGTGTATTCGTTGTTCCTGGCAGCCGACAAGTACGAGATCACCTACTTGCAAGATTTCTGCGAAAGATACATGTTAAGTTCATTGAATGCCTCCAATGTTCTTGAGATATTAGAGATCTCGGATGTTTGTTCCAACAAAGCATTAAAGGAAATTGCCTTGAACTTCATCGTTAGGAACATGGAGGATATTGTTTTCTCCCCTAAGTATGAAATTTTTGCTCCCAAGAATCCCCATCTTGGTCTGCAGATTACCAGGGCTTTTTTAATGGATGCCAAAACCAAAAGAATTAATGGAGTTTGa